In Centropristis striata isolate RG_2023a ecotype Rhode Island chromosome 8, C.striata_1.0, whole genome shotgun sequence, the genomic window ATTTATTGATAGGAACTGCTAATATTTCCATCCAAAATATGGAGAACATTTTCATCATCTCGGCCACGTCTTGCCATTGGTATCAGAAGTGATCAACATAGTGCCAAATTAATGAAGTTGGACTATACCCACCAACCTATATAAAACTCTTAAGAATTAGGCATTTCAACAAACTCTTACTGTCTGCAATGAAGATGTACCTGAATCATCTACTCTAtttcaaagctctttacactacacatTAGATATTCAATGTTATCCTCAGCCCCAATCTGGAGTTCCCCCAATATAAGgtgctttttctttcctcttctccGTATATAGCCCATTTAACCAAAAATTCCAAGAACTATGTAACCAGAGAATTACACCTAGAACCCAGAGTAGGAGTTTGAAGTCCCTTCctgttaataaatgatgtagaCTGATAATGGATTAAATTAAGACAAGAGCGTTGGAAATTAAATTGCACATTTCAAAGTTATATTTGACATATTTAACTATCTCTTGATCTCTGGGGTATTCTCACATCACTGCTCCATCATCTATCATTGACTCACTCCCTTGTTCCATCAGCTTCATccaatattgtttttaacattaataataaacagaTTGTCGTTAACAAACAATCAGAATAAACTGTCCCCAGTCCAGGAACTGTTCTTAACACCTGCTAGTACCCAACCGGAACGACATAGACTAATCAAAACTCAGGTAATGTTCCTAAAAAAGTTCTTTGTCCTCTGGAATATTCCTACGGTCAAAGTGCATGTCAAACTGGTAAGAAGCCCTGGGAaagacccagaacacactgAGTGTCAATGGGCCTCATCATTGACCATCAACAGTTCCCCAATGTTTTAACTTCTGAAAATCACAATTTATGATTCAAGATGTGAGGACACTGTCCCATTATGGAAAACAATAGAGGAGTTTTAAACCAGGTCCCATAAAACGGCTGTTAAATAATTTGTAGATCCATTAATTgtcagttttattatttccttAATTTTTAGTCTGATGTCATTTTTGCCTGACATTTTATTCAATCTGCCATCTTGTACTGTGATAgaggaccacaatggaaataagccctcatgctttattgtgtattttaatccttgattcttttttttttttctttatatggAAACTGGTATAATCAGCTTGTCAGGTAGCTAGCACCGGGTGAATATGGGGTTACTCAAAAGTGTAGCTGTGTTGGAGTTTTCCCCCAGCAGCAAGAGAGTTGCCTCAATGCCTCGCTGGTTGTGGAAAGGAAATCTCTGACTGTTGTGAACAGCAGCTTGTaatacccggccttcttggcgtctctgggtggtgtcccgGAAGAGGTACCACGTGGGGACTCTTCTGCGAGACTTCAACAATCACGTTGGCAACCATGAACGATGATAATGAAGAGACTTGGAGGGGGGTGACTGGGAGGCATGGGCTGCCTGATCAGAACTTGAGTGGTGTATTGTTGTTGGACCTCTGTGCTAGTCATGGATTGGCCATAAGAGCACAGGGTGGTTCATATGTGTACCTggtaggcaagaatccttgcctttctttttactttttttacccttttatttgtcttttttatctctaactctgttatggattgagtttttatgactattttattctattttactttattgttttactgtttttagtattttattgttttcattgtttttatttatacccatttgtgtatgatttattctattttaataaatgtacagcactttggtcaactgaggttgtttttaaatgtgctctataaataaactttgacttgacttgacctgGTACCAGAAAATCTCAGGCCAAGAGGTCGATCATCGGTTTTGTGATAGTATCATCAGATCTGCGGCTGTATGTCTTGGACacgctgtcaactgatcaccacttGGTGGTGAGTTGAATCAGAAGGAAGTCAGACAGACTTGATAAACCCAAACATATAGTGAAGGTGAACTGGGAACATCTGGCTGTGGACcatgtctgcagggtcttcaactcccacctccggaagaatttctccagcatTCCTTGGGTGGTTGGTAGGGACATGGAAGCAGAGTAGGCTATTTAGACGGCCTCCATAGTGGAGACGGCAGATAGGGGTTGTGATCGGAACAATGTCGGTGCCTATTGTGGCAGGTACTGGTTGGCCAGAAGGGCTGATGCTGCAGCGGTTGCCAAGCGAAAACTCGGGCATGGAAGGAATTTAGTGTGACTATGGAGAAGGACTTCTGGCTGGCCTCAAGGAGGCTCTGGAAAAATGTTCGATGAATCAAGAAGAGGAAGCATGGATTGGCTCAAGCTGTGTTCAGTTGGCAAGTAGAACTGCCGACCCGGACTGGGGAGATCGTCgaacggtggaaagaacactgtGAAAAACTGCTGAATCTGACCATCATGTCCTCTGGGGAGAAGGCTGAGCTAGAAGACTCAGGAGAAGGCTGATTATAATCAGTATATATAGGAGTGGAACTAGTGGAAAAGGGCACCAACACTCCTTAGGTAAATCTGTTGGCGTGTCTTGAAATGTGGAATAGGAAAtgtgtgaaattaaataaaaagtggaAAAGAAAAATTTGTTTGGTTCAACTGTAAGAGAAATGGATGGGAAAAGAAATGTATCAGCAACAGATTTATATTGGAATACTTAAAACAACTTTCAACCTGTTCTTCAGCATTTTCTGTAATCTTGGCTCTTTACTCCAGCacactgaaataaagcaaagacCTTGAAGGTAAAGTGGCACACAGACAGTGAAACTGGCTAGTCCTAACATTTGCAGTCTCCTTTCGCTCACCATTGTGTTAGTGTTGTGTTGTGCTTGAAATGTAAGAATCAGTGAAAGGGACACTGGAGGACTGAGCTGACTAAACCTACAGGAACATACCCTGAGTTCTGGTTCTGCCATCATCAACCCCCGAGGCCAGTGACTCCATCATCTCAGCCTTCTTACAGTGAAACTCTGCAGGGGCCATGAGACCCCGAGCCACAGCTCGCTCCATGTTCCTCTCCATCTGTCTGCTGTAGCCCCCACTGCCGTCCAGACCAAACTGCCTCTGCAAGAACAACAGGCCACACAGATCAGGCTAAAAGTGTTGACACTCCCAAACATGTGTTACTGCATGACATGCACTTAGAGAGAAACCACAAGCTTCACATGAAACACACATGAAAGTCAAAAGTAAAACATGAGTATATATAGCTGTTTAAATATAACCTAGTGGACTATGAAACTGGGTGTGTAAACCTTGATACTGATCGTTCAATGACTACAAAACGTAATTTCCAGTAAACCACACCCTTACTCCTTTTCCAACAGCATGGAACAGGTTCCTTTTTATTGTTGAGCGATTCAACTAAAAACTTCAGAATTTCAGAACCTGAAAAGTTGGTCCCAGCTGGAATCACAAACAGGTTCTTCCAGGATAATCTTTGGTTCCTTTTTTTACTATgtaaaacaggtgaaaaaaagtttgggcagattttgaagtgtttgttgtttgcaCACTACCCCACATTCTAAATTTGACTAAAagcatttatgttttctttcaggTAGTAGTAGGGTAGTGTTGCACTTCAGAATCTTGTGGCTAAAATGAGTACGACACCAAGAGACTAAAAAAGATTATTCTGGCAAAACGTTTAACCTGTTCTTAAGCATTTTCTGTCATCTTGGCTCTTTACTCCAGCacactgaaataaagcaaagacCTTGAAGGTAAAGTGGCACACAGACAGTGAAACTGGCTAGTCCTAACATTTGCAGTCTCCTTTCGCTCACCAATGTGTTAGTGTTGTGTTGTGCTTGAAATGTAAGAATCAGTGAAAGGGACACTGGAGGACTGAGTTGACTAAACCTACAGGAACATACCCCGAGTTCTGGTTCTGTCTGAGATGCATCAGCTTGATGACAGTGGATGTGCGGTGCCCCCTACTGGTGATCATGGTCACATGCGCAATGAGGAGCATATCTCTCAGTTTTGTTTCTGAAGCATTGCAATCTATTGATACCAGCAAGTCAACTAGGGAGGATAACTTAGATCCTTTCTTTCTAAAAATGAGCTGTTCCACTGATCACAGAGCAAAtggaatacatatttaatctttccATATCAACAGGCATAGTTTCCCAGTGTTTGGAAAATGGCTAATTTTTCTCCATTGTATAAAAGGTTGGAAAAAACAGATCTTAATAATTATCATCCAATCTCCTAGTTATCCTGCCTAGCTAAACTCCTAGAATCACTAGTGAATTACCAACTCAAAGCATTTCTCTCAAATAATTCTGTATTAAGCCCaaatcaatctggttttagAGCAAATCAGAGCACTATTTCAGCCACCACATTAGTTGTAAATGACAAGTCAAATACTTGGCTTCTTATACAGGAACAGAACTAGCTTCCCATTAATGTGCAGAAAGAGTTCTGGACGATGGAGATGTGATCTACAGAGGTGCTTCTCCCTCAGAGAGAGCCCTTAGACCTCTggagcaaattgagaaaacatcttcatcgatttgacaacacaagcgcagcatttagaaaacgtgctgcaaatagaccacaacacaattcACTAAGAAAAAGcactgcaaatagaccacaacacaacagaagtgtttccagaggacacttaaaagtacTCTAAGGATCAATACGGCCATTACATTTTGTCAGTTTCGTAGCTTGATTGCAGACCTGCCTGTAACAGTCTTCAACTGTTTTAGCTTGGGTCATTTTAATAgcattttactcatttttttactgttgtctgttatctgtattttgaatttgtatttctgtactgttGGTAAATGTACTCAGCGTCACTGAGTGCCTCAGTGCCTTAGTTTAAAGAGTGCAATTTACATGCTATGCAAAACATTCGAGGGCAGCAGGACAGTGACAGTGAATGCACAAGCTTTGCCGTTTTAAAGTCACAAAGTCAGTCAAGTAATTGATTGGAAATTCAACCGAAATATCGCACTGTCTGATCTCACATATGGTGTTCACAGTAGTGCCTTTTGATCCAGACCTGCAGCTTCTTGAACTCCTCTTTCTCCTGCTGGgcctcctcctgcctcctcctctgctcctcctcctgctgaagCTGTCGGGCCAGCTTCAGGTCAGAGCCTGGGCTCCCTGCAGAAACACATGATGCAAACCACAGGCTAAGTGTACATCAGATCAgactttttaaaagcttttttaaaagtgcaaaGAGGTAAAAATGAGGTATGAATATACGTCCACCTGCAGAGTTCACAGCTGCTCCGTGGTCTAAATGCAGTTCCACATGCTCCTGCAAGGAGAAGCTGTCACTGCAGATGACAGAGCACATAGGGCACTGAAACTTCTCCACTCCTACAAAACACATCGAAAACTCCATGTTAGTCCAACTCTTGAAAGACTGAGCTAGTTACTCAAAatgatgagaaactttctcagtgTTGTgactaatttattattttgtgatacCAAGTCcctattttgcatattttatattattattgttattatttttatattatcctTTTTTGGATTCATCGCAGTGGCCTAAATGGGCTTCTCTAGACAGGGATGCAAGTTTATAAGAAGTGAAACAGgcaataaatgataataagcTTGAAAATCTTTACAGTAGATTTCAGCATGACGATATATTGGAAAATCTCACCCTAGAACTTACTACTACAAAAGTAATGTGAGGTAAGTGCAGACTCTTCACGTCTTGGACACAACCTGTTCAAACTTCTCCCTTCTGGTAGGCTCTGCAGAACACTGTAACACTACTTGGCACAAAGTGTTTCTTCCTGCAGGCCAGCACTATGAGCAACAGTATTGGATGTTTATGTGTGCCCACTTATGTGGCCATTAATGCCGATTCTGCTTAAAAGCAGCAGGGATAAGGGATCGGCCACAGATTTGCCTTTAACTCGTTCCAGTGATCAGCACATCATGTGCAGTGTTTCCACTATGTACATTTTGCTTCTGTAAATCAGCGGATAACTTTTTAGGAACGCCACAAACCTGAAAAAATGACTCAGAATCAGAATTTGATTTATTCAActggggaggagagggagaacaTACCTGAGAGGCTGCTGGCTGCTGGTGATGTCCCGGCTGGTGAACATGCCTCCAGTGATGACCCTGAACAAACACTCAGCCATGAATAACGACGCATCATGTACACAATGTGGCTTCTGGCATCTTCAATTGAATCGCGCATAGTTGAGAACAATTTAAGAACTTTGGTGGCATTTGTGGTAGGATCAAAATTTGAGAGTGCCTTGGACCACACGacacacactttaaatgtttacacttaagaaagaagagaagaaaattgTGTAGAAGCCTTAATTTTATAATTACAACAAAATTAGACCAATATGCCCAAACACCCACATGCAGTTATACGCACAAGATAAAGAGTGCAAAGTAACCATTGCCTGCTGTGTTggctctttaaaaaaacttttttttaacgctTTTATGTTccattgatttattttgagtgtcattcatttgtaaaaaacaaacaaattgaagTGCATgacaaatactgaaaatacttTCTTCTTAACAAAGCTTCATTAAGTAAAGTTCATATCTCCACAGGAAAAAGTTCTTCCCTCTTCCTTTCTTACTTAAGTCTGCTGCCCTTATACAGTTTTACtgggacatttaaaaaaatacaaattgcaAATTGCCTGGAGTGCACATCAAATATATGATGAATGTCATATTGGATTTTCTGATTTAACCCTTGTTGCTTTGTGTAAGAACAAATATTATTGAGGGAAAAATGATACAGGGGGCTCAGTGTGCTCACATCTCCTCTAATCTCTGCTAACTGGGTTAGAATTTGTACCCCCTGAGAAATTTGCCGAGATCCTACAGATTAACTGTGGGTTGATGACAACATGAGTATTGTCAGAAAACATGCAAATGTCAGAAGTAAAAAAAGTTACCTTGAGCTGAGATCTGTTCCTGCAGATGTAACTCAACATGCTCCTGCAGAATGAAACAGCTGCTACACACCAGGGCACACATAGGGCAGGGGAACAGCTTCTCTGCAACAAATACAGGACAATTCAAGTCAACGGCAACTCTAGAAGTTAAAATAAAGCTCGCAAAAGTTGAATCACCTTTTCCTGGTGAAGACAGCCGCTTCTGTTTGGCTCTGCTGTGCTCTGCTGTAGTTCCATTATTGTCCTCATTACATTGCCCAACAGACTCCTGCCTTGTGTCAGGGCTACATGTTGTATAAGTGATAGGTGATGTCTTCCCAGTCGATAACCCCACGCTTTCTACTGTACTATTCTGTTTAGGTCGGACTGAGTCTTTGGGGACAGCAGAGGCACAGGCGTGTCTTACTTTACCAGCTGTATCACATCTGTCTCCAGCTGAGCAGGACGGAGGTGTTTGGGGCTTTTTGCCCTCAGTTACAGCAGTGTTTGTTCCAGCAGAGCAGCCTGAGGTGGACATGAAGTGAGCTGCATCCTGGGCTCTGTGCTGCTCCTCTGGATGTGCAGAACTGATGTGCAAGCAGAGTTCGTCGTAGGACACTCCAGACAGGGAACAAAGTGGGCAGTCCACGTCATATTCCAGGTGGCTGAGAAGTAGATGTGTCTTCATGTCCTCCTCCAACATAATCTCCTCACCACAGATTTCACAGGTCAGCATGGCTGAAGcctaaacacacagacaagttACTTTTACTTTCCTATGGACTGACTTCAGTCACAGCTGTGTCAGAAGCACTAAGTATGGAAAAGTGTACGAAAAGTGTGTGACAGTTGTCTCCAAACTCAACCTCCTTTGTCTTAGTGatgtcttgtctctttttagcttaTCTCTTGCTCCTAAGGGTCCCTTAGGAGAAGTAActcagaaacaaatgatcatATAATGATATGAATGTGAGAAGCTCAAAATGATCTCAAGAGACGAGATTGAGCAACACATGAGCAACTAATTTTTCCTATGGGAATGCTTCCTCGGTCACTGCATTATTACAATTTGCTACACCTGGTTAAAATCATGGATTAGTTTTATTGTGTGATGTACGTTATTGAGGCAAAGTCACTGTATTGTTGTTTATGTTGAGCATGAAGCACTAGTGCATTTGAGTTTAGGGTTACAGATTTAGTAGGTGAGGTTTCTTATCCTTGTCAGCAGTGACTCCTACTGGATGCTGGTTGGGTCtgcatcgtgtgtgtgtgtgtgtgtgtgtgtatatttggaACTGGAACTGGTGTgacccagtggtggaatataactaagaacaattcaagtactgtacttaagtacaattttgaggtacttgtactttacttgagtatttccattccTTTATACACAACCCCGTACAGTCATTGCTTCACTGTCTAAATGAGGTAAAATCCTGGATGACATCAAACTTTCTTAACCTAAACGAAAGCAAGACAGAAATCATAATGTTCGGTTGTGGTCCAGCAGACTTTCCAGCTGGCTTTCTGGGCCCGTTCACGACCAACATTCGCTCTTCAGTAAAAAATCTTGGGGTAATATTAGATGACAGGCTGAAACTCGACCATCAGGTGAGCTCGgtcataaaaaacagtttttatcatttaaggattttaacaaaagtaaaagggtATCTGCCACGTCGAGATCTGGAGACAGTAATCCATGCTTTTATCAATACCAGtctggattactgtaattcaTTGTATGTTGGCCTGGACCACTTGCACCGCCTGCAGCTGGTTCAGAATGCAGCTGCCCGTCTCCTTACTGGCACACGCAAACGTGACCACATTACACCCGTCCTTGCTTCGcttcactggctcccggttgcttttagaatagattttaaaattgtattgtttgtttttaaagctcttaatggCCTAGCCCCTCAATATTTGACCGAGCTCCTTAAAATCCACGCCCCTGCCAGAACACTGAGATCCTCCAGTCAGCTGCTACTGGTCGCCCTTAAAACCAGACTAAAAACCAAAGGTGACCCTGCCTTTGTGGCAGCGGCCCCAAGGCTCTGGAATAACCTGCCCTGGCACATTCgatctgcaggatcttttgaagtttttaaatcctccttaaaaacacactttttctccctggcttttaatcaagtttaagtggacatcttgcaaaaacaaaattttatttaaatttttaatttattttattatatttttaatttattttattctattgttgcactgtgtttatgtattttagttttttagtttttaccgtatttcctgcaactgtgatatctgtacagcactttggttgttttaaatgtgctctataaataaagtttgacttgacattctgaggcaaatattgtaccttttactccactacattaagctgacagctttagttactcttcaggttgagatttaacataaaaacatgataaatttaaaatgataacacatttttataaattaaacctcataacagtatatagaGTTTAAGGGAGCCCTACCTTTacgaaattaaaatgctgctcacataaatacatcaagacaaataatctaataatatatttagactaCCGTATATATCTGAGTgaggacattctgcataacgagtacttttacttttgataatttaagtacatttttgatgccgatacttttgtacttttacttcagcaagttttgaatgcaggacttttacttgtagtggagtaatttcacagtgtggtattagtacttttactgaagtaaaagatctgaatacttttacaCCACTGGTGTGAACCTGCTGGTGAAGCTCCTGATTGTTAGGTGAAAAGAAGCAGCTGACATAGGGATGGGTGATATGAACTAAAACGATTATCAcagtatttttcactttttgtgtGGTGACGGTATTATATaacaaattctgttttttttaagtaggtTTTGTGAGGAGGAGCCTGGCCTGTTccttttatgtaaataaaattagTATTTGGATAATATAATAAGTAAATGCTATGCATCATTATCAAACAGAGACATGGGAGTTTATTAGgcatttatttatcaatttataatgattattataaagTATAGCAAATAACAGTACATTAAGTAGTTGAAATTAGCTCTACCTTGACATTACATAAAGACATCaattataatattcaaataatatatttgaaaatggAATATATAAAGTCTAAAAATCTGCAACAGAAGTATCTTTacgtacattttaatgctgatacattttcatttgcaaggaggacttttacttatagtggattaattttgaaatgtggtatgagcacttttacttaagtaagggatcttcTTCCACCCCTGGTATGGACATATGAACAATTAAAGGGGGGttgaataatttaatttacCAGGAACGATGTGCAGTCTGTGTAATATACTGGTGAAATTgttacatgaataaaattagACAGTACCTTTTagtgaaatactcaagtttaaTGCGCTCTCTCTCTAGTGTAACGTTGCCACGGAAGTGTGGTAAATAAGCAGATTTTTGAATGGAACCTGGTATGAGGTGCTGCTATCAAACACCTATGGGTGCTTTGTAATGTGTAATTGTAATCATAGTATTACACGTACAACGTAAATGTTACATGACTACAGCTGCAGGTCTGTAACACAGTGCACACCACCAGACAGTCTCATTCAATACTTTAGCACACGACGTTGCTTTCCGCCGGTCAGACAGTCGTGTCATTGTCCGAATATGTCAAGTTAAAAATCTACTCACAGTTAATGAAATAAACTCGCTGTTTGCTGGAAGATAGCGGTGAGTTTCGTTTTCCTTTCTTCACTTTCCAAACACCGCTGGTTTCTATCGTTTCATGCTCATGGCACCACCATTAAACTGAAGACTTCCGGCACagactttcacaataaaatgatTGGAAACGAGAACGCCTAAAGCGGgatctatac contains:
- the zufsp gene encoding zinc finger-containing ubiquitin peptidase 1 isoform X1; its protein translation is MLTCEICGEEIMLEEDMKTHLLLSHLEYDVDCPLCSLSGVSYDELCLHISSAHPEEQHRAQDAAHFMSTSGCSAGTNTAVTEGKKPQTPPSCSAGDRCDTAGKVRHACASAVPKDSVRPKQNSTVESVGLSTGKTSPITYTTCSPDTRQESVGQCNEDNNGTTAEHSRAKQKRLSSPGKEKLFPCPMCALVCSSCFILQEHVELHLQEQISAQGSSLEACSPAGTSPAASSLSGVEKFQCPMCSVICSDSFSLQEHVELHLDHGAAVNSAGSPGSDLKLARQLQQEEEQRRRQEEAQQEKEEFKKLQRQFGLDGSGGYSRQMERNMERAVARGLMAPAEFHCKKAEMMESLASGVDDGRTRTQGVVRALYEYYQTECRDSVHVWLSAETDHYCSSAGDKGWGCGYRNLQMLLSSLHTIDVYAPFLPEKAVPSIPRVQSMIEDAWKEGLDPHGASHFNNRLQGTRAWIGATEIYALLTSLGISARIIDFHQPTGPGGTHPRLFDWVKQYFQSIRSNRLPSRLIQTSMPPLYLQHQGHSRSIVGLEQKKNGSLCLLLLDPGTSASDTKKLLSRDTVPAALRHVRKFPSSLKHKQYQVVAVQGVLSAEEKQISIVNSRTLHAERIP
- the zufsp gene encoding zinc finger-containing ubiquitin peptidase 1 isoform X2; this translates as MLTCEICGEEIMLEEDMKTHLLLSHLEYDVDCPLCSLSGVSYDELCLHISSAHPEEQHRAQDAAHFMSTSGCSAGTNTAVTEGKKPQTPPSCSAGDRCDTAGKVRHACASAVPKDSVRPKQNSTVESVGLSTGKTSPITYTTCSPDTRQESVGQCNEDNNGTTAEHSRAKQKRLSSPGKEKLFPCPMCALVCSSCFILQEHVELHLQEQISAQGSSLEACSPAGTSPAASSLSGVEKFQCPMCSVICSDSFSLQEHVELHLDHGAAVNSAGSPGSDLKLARQLQQEEEQRRRQEEAQQEKEEFKKLQRQFGLDGSGGYSRQMERNMERAVARGLMAPAEFHCKKAEMMESLASGVDDGRTRTQGVVRALYEYYQTECRDSVHVWLSAETDHYCSSAGDKGWGCGYRNLQMLLSSLHTIDVYAPFLPEKAVPSIPRVQSMIEDAWKEGLDPHGASHFNNRLQGTRAWIGATEIYALLTSLGISARIIDFHQPTGPGGTHPRLFDWVKQYFQSIRSNRLPSRLIQTSMPPLYLQHQGHSRSIVGLEQKKNGSLCLLLLDPGTSASDTKKLLSRDTVPAALRHVRKFPSSLKHKQYQISIVNSRTLHAERIP